The proteins below come from a single Candidatus Kirkpatrickella diaphorinae genomic window:
- the wrbA gene encoding NAD(P)H:quinone oxidoreductase: MTKVLVLYYSTYGHVEQMAQAVAEGVKRTGATADIKRVPELVPEETAKANGFKLDQSAPVATPDELAAYDAIIVGAPTRFGRMPSQMAQFWDQTGGLWAKGALIGKVGAAFTSTASQHGGQETTLFSIITNLMHHGMVISGLPYSFPGLVGLDEVLGGTPYGASTLAGPDGSRPVHETEREGARFLGEHVAKLAGKLA, encoded by the coding sequence GTGACAAAAGTTCTCGTTTTATATTACTCAACATATGGACACGTTGAACAAATGGCGCAGGCTGTCGCTGAAGGCGTCAAACGCACCGGCGCCACGGCCGACATCAAGCGTGTCCCTGAACTTGTCCCGGAGGAAACCGCCAAGGCGAACGGCTTCAAGCTTGACCAAAGCGCGCCCGTCGCGACACCGGATGAACTGGCCGCCTATGACGCCATCATCGTAGGTGCGCCGACGCGCTTTGGTCGTATGCCGTCTCAGATGGCGCAATTCTGGGATCAAACGGGCGGGTTATGGGCCAAAGGCGCGCTGATCGGCAAAGTGGGCGCGGCTTTCACCTCGACAGCCTCACAGCATGGCGGGCAGGAGACGACGCTTTTCTCCATCATCACAAATCTGATGCATCATGGCATGGTTATTTCCGGCCTGCCTTACAGCTTCCCCGGTCTTGTCGGGCTGGATGAGGTGCTGGGCGGCACGCCTTACGGTGCGTCGACACTTGCCGGCCCCGATGGCTCACGCCCCGTGCATGAGACGGAGCGCGAAGGTGCCCGCTTCCTGGGTGAGCACGTTGCCAAGCTTGCCGGAAAGCTCGCCTGA
- a CDS encoding DEAD/DEAH box helicase, with amino-acid sequence MVTFADLELALPIQRALQDMGYVTPTPIQERAIPYLLEGRDLLGLAQTGTGKTAAFALPILDHISRHPKATTPRCPRALILAPTRELASQINDNIRSYAKHMRLSHAVIFGGVGQGRQVEAMRSGVDILTAAPGRLLDLIGQRYIDLSQLEVLVLDEADRMLDMGFVQDIKRIMALLPPKRQTLLFSATMPNAISDLAQSLLNNPATVTVTPPSSTVDRIQQVVLFVDSENKKPLTLELVASEKVKSAIIFTLMKHEANKVAEFLTKNGVAAEAIHGNKSQGARERAMSGFRSGRVKVLVATDIASRGIDVDDVSHVINYDLPNVAESYVHRIGRTARAGRDGCAIALCDAEQRAWLHDIEKLIGKSLTIIDQHRFHSETARLSRMKPPVLGGGGRHGGRRGNQNGRGPARGHAAPHAARPGGRRMPHRAPGGYGHPGSFKD; translated from the coding sequence ATGGTTACCTTTGCAGATCTCGAACTTGCGCTACCGATACAACGCGCCTTGCAGGATATGGGATACGTCACCCCGACCCCGATTCAGGAGCGGGCAATCCCCTATCTGCTGGAAGGGCGTGACCTTCTGGGCCTCGCACAGACGGGCACAGGCAAGACGGCCGCCTTTGCGTTACCAATTCTGGACCATATCAGCCGCCACCCCAAGGCGACGACACCCCGCTGCCCCCGCGCGCTGATCCTGGCGCCAACGCGGGAACTCGCTTCCCAGATCAACGACAATATCCGTTCGTACGCCAAGCATATGAGGCTGAGCCACGCCGTGATTTTCGGCGGCGTTGGTCAGGGCCGACAGGTGGAAGCGATGCGATCGGGCGTCGATATCCTGACGGCGGCACCGGGGCGGCTGCTTGATCTCATCGGGCAGAGATATATTGACCTCTCCCAACTTGAAGTCCTCGTCCTGGATGAGGCGGACCGTATGCTTGATATGGGCTTCGTCCAAGACATCAAGCGCATCATGGCGCTTCTGCCGCCCAAGCGTCAGACATTGCTGTTTTCAGCGACGATGCCCAATGCCATCTCGGACCTTGCGCAATCTTTACTGAACAATCCGGCGACCGTCACCGTGACGCCGCCTTCCAGCACGGTTGACCGCATTCAACAGGTTGTCCTCTTTGTGGATTCGGAAAATAAGAAGCCGCTCACGCTGGAGCTCGTCGCGAGTGAGAAAGTGAAATCGGCGATTATTTTCACCCTGATGAAGCATGAGGCGAATAAGGTCGCTGAATTCCTGACCAAAAACGGCGTCGCAGCCGAAGCGATACATGGCAATAAGTCGCAAGGTGCGCGGGAGCGGGCCATGTCCGGCTTCAGATCCGGTCGGGTCAAGGTGCTTGTCGCGACAGATATCGCTTCTCGCGGCATTGACGTTGATGATGTAAGTCACGTCATTAATTACGACCTGCCCAATGTTGCGGAAAGCTACGTCCACCGCATCGGGCGCACGGCCCGCGCCGGTCGCGATGGTTGCGCTATTGCCCTGTGCGATGCGGAACAACGCGCCTGGCTTCATGACATCGAGAAGCTGATCGGCAAATCCCTGACAATTATCGACCAGCACCGTTTCCACTCCGAGACGGCGAGATTGTCCCGCATGAAACCGCCTGTTCTGGGCGGGGGCGGGCGGCATGGTGGTCGCCGCGGCAACCAAAACGGGCGCGGCCCCGCGCGTGGGCATGCAGCACCGCATGCAGCGCGACCGGGAGGGCGGCGCATGCCCCATCGTGCGCCCGGTGGTTACGGGCATCCGGGCTCCTTCAAAGATTGA
- a CDS encoding phosphotransferase enzyme family protein — MTEEHANRQFGVDGPIAPRIWPAMTEAERRLLIPHYPFLKDAPEISHHSPRPFSSACIFSGAPGRFFVKRHDHRVKNEASLREEHRFARHLAGHALPVQPFLKNKQGETVTRCGDWVYEITAASPDIDLYRDVQSWEGWFNSAQAHAAGRLLAQFHDVMASDTAPPRVDPQLVSNMDLLRRVDFASSLDEAVAHLTPAENGLLHHPSYQQARAAFLKFHDALKPLLPHHKPCWGHGDWHGSNLMWRGEGEDAVPVSVFDFGMADRTSALFDLAVAIERSMVSWLAPDMSQWQVRYDALRAFLRGYESQRPLSATSRQALAAMLPLCHIHFALSEYRYFASLLHDEHSAQVAFEKYFIGHMKWFQTPPGQALLQYIAQGEEPGVTS; from the coding sequence TTGACTGAGGAACACGCAAACCGTCAGTTCGGTGTCGATGGCCCGATAGCCCCCCGTATCTGGCCCGCCATGACAGAGGCGGAGAGAAGGCTGCTCATTCCCCATTACCCTTTTCTAAAAGATGCGCCGGAGATCAGCCACCATTCGCCGCGCCCTTTCTCCTCCGCCTGTATTTTCAGCGGCGCACCCGGTCGGTTTTTCGTTAAACGCCATGACCACCGGGTCAAAAACGAAGCCAGTCTGCGGGAGGAGCATCGCTTTGCCCGACATCTGGCGGGCCACGCCCTGCCCGTGCAGCCCTTCCTCAAAAATAAACAGGGGGAAACGGTCACGCGATGCGGCGATTGGGTTTATGAAATCACGGCGGCATCGCCTGACATCGATCTTTACCGTGATGTCCAATCATGGGAAGGGTGGTTCAATTCCGCTCAGGCCCATGCGGCCGGGCGTCTCCTCGCGCAGTTCCATGATGTGATGGCGAGTGACACCGCCCCGCCGCGTGTCGATCCTCAATTGGTCTCAAACATGGATTTGCTGCGCCGTGTCGATTTCGCATCGTCCCTCGATGAGGCTGTCGCTCATCTGACACCGGCAGAGAATGGACTTCTCCATCACCCTTCCTATCAGCAGGCGCGGGCCGCGTTTCTAAAATTCCATGACGCGTTAAAACCCCTCCTGCCGCATCATAAACCATGTTGGGGCCATGGGGACTGGCATGGCTCCAACCTGATGTGGCGCGGTGAGGGAGAGGATGCCGTGCCGGTGTCCGTCTTTGATTTCGGCATGGCGGATCGTACCTCCGCCCTTTTCGATCTCGCCGTCGCGATTGAACGCAGTATGGTCAGCTGGCTGGCCCCCGATATGAGTCAATGGCAGGTGCGTTACGATGCGCTTAGGGCCTTCCTGCGCGGTTATGAGTCGCAACGGCCGCTTTCCGCAACGTCACGCCAGGCGCTGGCCGCTATGCTGCCCCTTTGCCACATCCATTTCGCCCTCAGTGAATATCGATATTTCGCGTCACTTCTCCATGATGAACATAGTGCGCAGGTGGCGTTTGAGAAATATTTCATCGGCCATATGAAATGGTTTCAGACGCCGCCAGGTCAGGCGCTCCTGCAATATATCGCGCAGGGTGAAGAACCGGGTGTCACATCATGA
- a CDS encoding arabinose transporter, whose product MTGMVRLAIALFLTYLAVAMPLAVIPPYVTGWPGYSTFLAGVSVGCSFFSTLLTRGRAGRFCDHHGGDHSMHRGLLLYAIGCFCCALSAIPALPLSLRFGLLISGRLIIGVGESYTMVGVHIWGIGLEGHERSGRVLSLTGMAMYAAYAVGGPSGLWIFHHWNFLTLMLLCMALPGLGFILTRGLRHVPPSQGERRAFFSILSAIKWHGAGVALQGVGFAVLGAYIALAFHHRHWDHGGLGLTFFGLAFVANRLLIGSTPDRFGGLPIALGSLLVEAAGLACISAAATPVMALFGAALAGGGCSMVYPALGRDVVRVVSPDHRALALGGFAAFQDVAYAVTAPIAGSLVDGFGYGTVFMLAAFCATIGAIIVIGLMLREKSGSNLAA is encoded by the coding sequence ATGACAGGCATGGTCCGGCTCGCAATCGCCCTCTTCCTCACCTACCTCGCTGTCGCCATGCCTCTGGCCGTCATTCCACCTTATGTAACGGGCTGGCCGGGTTACAGCACGTTTCTCGCGGGGGTCAGTGTCGGATGCTCGTTTTTCTCGACCCTTCTGACCCGCGGCCGCGCCGGACGGTTCTGCGATCATCATGGCGGCGACCATTCCATGCATCGCGGCCTGTTGCTCTATGCCATCGGGTGCTTTTGCTGCGCCCTGTCAGCGATTCCGGCGCTTCCCTTAAGCTTGCGCTTCGGCCTACTGATTTCAGGGCGGCTCATTATCGGCGTGGGTGAAAGCTACACCATGGTTGGTGTCCATATCTGGGGCATCGGGCTGGAGGGGCATGAGAGATCGGGGCGCGTCCTGTCCCTCACCGGGATGGCCATGTATGCCGCCTATGCGGTGGGCGGCCCGAGCGGCTTATGGATCTTTCATCACTGGAATTTCCTGACCCTCATGCTTCTCTGCATGGCCCTGCCCGGCCTTGGCTTCATCCTGACACGCGGCCTGCGCCATGTGCCACCTTCACAGGGTGAGCGACGCGCGTTTTTCTCTATCCTTTCCGCTATAAAATGGCATGGCGCGGGTGTTGCGCTGCAAGGTGTCGGGTTCGCCGTGCTGGGGGCTTATATTGCCCTCGCCTTTCATCATCGCCATTGGGATCATGGCGGACTTGGCCTGACATTTTTCGGGCTGGCTTTTGTCGCGAACCGCCTTCTTATCGGTTCCACCCCGGACCGTTTCGGCGGCCTGCCCATCGCTTTGGGGTCGCTCTTGGTGGAAGCTGCGGGACTGGCCTGTATTTCCGCCGCCGCGACGCCCGTCATGGCGCTTTTTGGCGCGGCACTGGCAGGGGGTGGCTGTTCGATGGTCTATCCTGCTTTGGGGCGTGATGTGGTGCGTGTCGTCTCACCTGATCATCGCGCCCTCGCGCTTGGCGGGTTCGCGGCTTTCCAGGATGTCGCCTATGCTGTCACCGCGCCCATTGCGGGTTCGCTGGTTGATGGTTTCGGATATGGCACTGTTTTCATGCTGGCTGCTTTCTGCGCCACCATCGGCGCTATTATCGTCATTGGCCTGATGCTGCGCGAGAAATCGGGATCGAACCTGGCGGCCTGA
- a CDS encoding SDR family NAD(P)-dependent oxidoreductase, producing the protein MYAEKYRLDGKVALITGGAQNIGLSCATAMAEMGARVILGDINLDLGRKAAEGLRQKSFDARCVTLDVTSFNSVRACVHDIMSIEGRIDILVASAGICISEIHAEDMSEEQWLRQIDINLNGMFRTCQTVGKVMITQKSGVIIAIGSMSGQIVNRPQGQCAYNASKAGVHHYIKSIAAEWAKYNIRANVIAPTYIETELTRFGMEKPELYDSWIADTPMGRVGQPEEIGSVAAFLASDAASLMTGAVVNVDGGFTAW; encoded by the coding sequence ATGTACGCTGAAAAATATCGTCTTGATGGCAAAGTCGCGCTGATCACCGGTGGTGCGCAGAATATCGGTCTTTCCTGTGCGACGGCGATGGCCGAGATGGGGGCCCGTGTCATTCTCGGCGACATTAATCTTGATCTCGGCCGGAAAGCTGCTGAGGGGCTTCGACAAAAATCTTTTGATGCACGCTGCGTCACGCTTGACGTCACATCCTTCAATTCCGTGCGCGCCTGCGTCCATGACATCATGTCAATTGAGGGACGCATTGATATCCTCGTGGCCAGCGCCGGGATCTGCATTTCCGAGATCCATGCTGAAGACATGTCGGAGGAGCAATGGCTCAGGCAGATCGACATCAACCTCAACGGCATGTTTCGCACCTGCCAGACTGTGGGCAAAGTTATGATCACGCAGAAATCCGGCGTCATCATCGCGATTGGCTCCATGTCAGGGCAGATCGTCAATCGCCCGCAGGGTCAATGCGCCTATAATGCGTCCAAGGCCGGTGTGCATCATTACATCAAGTCGATCGCCGCGGAATGGGCAAAATATAACATCCGCGCCAATGTCATCGCGCCAACCTATATCGAAACCGAGCTGACACGTTTCGGTATGGAAAAACCTGAACTTTACGATTCATGGATCGCGGACACACCCATGGGGCGTGTCGGACAGCCGGAGGAAATCGGGAGCGTTGCCGCCTTCCTCGCCTCTGACGCGGCCAGCCTCATGACGGGCGCGGTCGTCAATGTTGATGGTGGCTTCACGGCCTGGTGA
- a CDS encoding glutathione binding-like protein — MIDLYFWPTPNGFKILLFLEEVGLRYRIIPVNISTGAQFDPAFLKISPNNKMPAVIDHAPADGGAAVSVFESGAILLYLAEKTGQFLSSDARVRLETMEWLFWQMAGFGPMLGQNHHFSLYAPEKIPYAIKRYQDETTRLYGVLDKRLASNGGWLAGSDYSIADMAAFPWTKTWKAQSINLDQFPHVAKWRDAIIARPATQRAYTHDK; from the coding sequence ATGATTGATCTCTATTTCTGGCCCACGCCAAACGGTTTCAAAATTTTGTTGTTTCTGGAGGAGGTGGGACTTCGCTATCGCATCATCCCCGTCAATATCTCAACGGGCGCGCAATTTGACCCGGCTTTTCTGAAGATTTCTCCGAATAACAAAATGCCCGCGGTCATTGATCACGCGCCCGCCGATGGGGGCGCGGCGGTCAGTGTGTTTGAGTCCGGTGCCATTCTCCTCTATCTCGCAGAAAAAACGGGGCAGTTTCTGTCGAGTGACGCGCGGGTCCGGCTGGAAACGATGGAATGGCTTTTCTGGCAAATGGCAGGTTTCGGGCCGATGCTGGGGCAGAACCACCATTTCTCCCTCTATGCGCCGGAGAAAATTCCCTACGCCATCAAGCGTTATCAGGATGAGACGACACGACTTTACGGCGTGCTTGATAAGCGCCTCGCATCAAATGGGGGGTGGCTTGCCGGCTCGGATTATTCCATCGCGGATATGGCGGCATTTCCATGGACGAAAACCTGGAAGGCGCAATCCATCAATCTTGATCAATTTCCCCACGTGGCGAAATGGCGCGATGCGATCATCGCGCGCCCGGCAACCCAGCGCGCCTACACGCATGATAAGTGA
- the metX gene encoding homoserine O-acetyltransferase MetX, producing the protein MIISPEKEAEAGQSSETTRFDDGLTLECGEIIAPLDVAYCTYGQLSPAKDNAILICHALTGDQYVAGRNPVTGKDGWWSRLVGPGKPVDTDQYFVICANVLGGCMGSTGPKSLKADGERWGTSFPPITVRDMVRAQARLITHLGIDRLFAVIGGSMGGMQAIEWVVTYPDRVFSALPIATSPYHSAQNIAFNEVSRQAISADPDWHDGRYWAHDAVPARGLAVARMMAHITYVSEKALTRKFGRRTRRNPEAAQEGAQLPAAFFGEIFEVESYLRHQGSSFVQRFDANSYLTITRALDYFDLAADHDGDLSRAFRNCTTRFCVVSFSSDWLFPTSQSRALARALNQAGVNVSFVEIESDRGHDAFLLDEPDFERTIRGFLEGARLHYVAAGEIHAG; encoded by the coding sequence ATGATCATATCGCCTGAAAAAGAGGCAGAAGCCGGTCAGTCGAGCGAAACCACGCGTTTTGATGACGGGCTCACGCTGGAATGCGGTGAGATTATTGCCCCGCTCGATGTCGCTTATTGCACTTATGGTCAGTTATCGCCCGCGAAAGACAATGCCATCCTCATCTGCCACGCTCTGACGGGGGATCAATATGTGGCGGGGCGCAATCCGGTCACCGGCAAGGATGGATGGTGGTCCCGCCTCGTCGGGCCGGGGAAACCGGTCGATACGGATCAATATTTCGTCATCTGCGCCAATGTGCTTGGCGGCTGCATGGGCTCCACCGGGCCGAAAAGCCTTAAAGCGGATGGAGAGCGCTGGGGCACGTCCTTTCCGCCGATCACGGTCAGGGATATGGTCAGGGCGCAGGCGAGGCTGATCACGCATCTGGGGATCGACCGTCTTTTTGCGGTCATCGGTGGCTCTATGGGGGGGATGCAGGCCATTGAATGGGTCGTGACCTATCCGGACCGCGTTTTCTCCGCCCTGCCCATCGCAACCTCACCCTATCATTCTGCGCAGAATATTGCTTTCAACGAGGTCAGTCGTCAGGCCATCTCCGCTGATCCTGATTGGCATGATGGGCGCTACTGGGCACATGATGCCGTCCCGGCGCGTGGTCTGGCCGTGGCGCGCATGATGGCGCACATCACCTATGTTTCAGAGAAAGCCCTGACGCGGAAATTCGGCCGCCGAACGCGCCGCAATCCGGAGGCTGCGCAGGAAGGGGCCCAGCTTCCGGCCGCGTTTTTCGGTGAGATCTTTGAGGTGGAAAGTTATCTGCGCCATCAGGGGTCAAGCTTCGTGCAACGTTTTGACGCAAACTCCTATCTGACGATCACGCGTGCGCTCGATTATTTCGACCTCGCCGCGGACCATGATGGCGACCTGTCCAGGGCCTTCAGAAACTGCACCACGCGATTCTGCGTGGTGTCCTTCAGTTCGGACTGGCTGTTTCCCACATCGCAATCCCGCGCGCTTGCCCGCGCTTTGAACCAGGCCGGCGTGAACGTCTCTTTCGTTGAGATTGAGTCAGATCGCGGCCATGACGCCTTCCTCCTTGATGAGCCGGATTTTGAACGGACAATCCGCGGCTTTCTGGAAGGGGCCCGACTCCATTATGTCGCCGCCGGAGAGATACATGCGGGTTGA
- a CDS encoding TonB-dependent receptor yields MTRRFLHRAAIFTLYGLPLHAHCAENAAARPEAETIKVKASALNDKADFGEGGLMRPVYAAQATSVVSKPFIDTQSPISSAYQLVNNLPGANVAASDPFGLSPYTNVTVRGLNSDALGFTLEGTPLNDIAYYGAYPAQFADAENYRAIAVTQGAAAISDPVLNAAGGLMALTYLQPAKTPGGTVNISYGAYANSRQFLRLESGEIGHTGVRGFISYSHTTAHNWRGPGEDRRQHVDLKFIKSIHQHSDISLIGSWNRATSSYYPQVTLDGWHADGIGGSNDLKAWYDAGHTAQAQNYYRLWEAPEQTFYAGLPSHFTLSDHLTFAVTPYAQAAYGSIASGATLPVSGVYNGVMPVNGHLRNLNGDGGDAVVRANGVQESYRTGFNAHLSLETGRNKLTFGYWYDYSDDREVQSFTPVGLDGRAPDLWARRKSGLVLLPDGQALYGSAFHTIGQVNALYINDRLSLFRDKMVLEAGFKDVMYAIRGTNNLPGPQYRTGGSYQVPLPRMSIKYHFRPEHQIFVNVTTNFRTPSSTAFYDYYDVTSGAVVTDGAQKLNPEYSISQELGYRYFGKKLLGSVTFFNYNFTNRQITTEIFRFGAPVQTTVNAGGQTSRGVDAEISMRPYHHWSPYISAEYLHATIDNDIVVNNDLLPTRGKIAVRSPAFQASVGLSYDDGHVFGMATAHYTGRQYASFMNDVAMPGYITGNLALGYRFDDKFRLKSPSVRVNFTNIGNNHVLSGVSSVTLAGRNTIGRRGTVIAGSDPLFYIGSGFAVLFTAGAGF; encoded by the coding sequence GTGACGCGCCGATTTCTGCATCGCGCTGCCATTTTCACCCTTTATGGCCTGCCTCTGCATGCACATTGTGCTGAAAACGCCGCCGCCCGCCCGGAGGCGGAAACCATCAAAGTCAAAGCGTCGGCGCTGAATGACAAAGCGGATTTTGGTGAAGGGGGGCTCATGCGCCCCGTTTATGCGGCGCAGGCGACCAGTGTCGTCTCAAAACCTTTCATTGACACGCAGTCGCCAATTTCCTCCGCCTATCAACTTGTCAATAATCTGCCCGGGGCCAATGTCGCGGCGTCTGACCCTTTCGGCCTGTCTCCCTACACAAATGTGACGGTCAGGGGGCTGAATAGCGACGCGCTTGGCTTTACGCTTGAGGGGACGCCACTCAACGACATCGCCTATTACGGCGCCTACCCCGCGCAATTCGCAGATGCGGAGAATTATCGCGCCATCGCCGTGACGCAGGGTGCGGCGGCGATTTCCGATCCCGTCCTCAATGCTGCGGGTGGGCTGATGGCGCTGACCTATCTCCAGCCCGCCAAAACCCCTGGTGGCACGGTCAATATCTCCTATGGCGCCTATGCCAATAGCCGCCAGTTTCTAAGGCTTGAAAGCGGGGAGATCGGCCATACTGGCGTCAGGGGATTTATCTCCTACTCCCACACCACAGCGCATAACTGGCGCGGCCCGGGTGAGGATCGCCGCCAGCATGTCGACCTCAAATTCATCAAATCCATCCATCAACATTCGGATATATCCCTCATCGGCTCATGGAATCGCGCAACGTCGAGTTATTATCCGCAAGTGACGCTGGATGGCTGGCACGCTGACGGGATCGGCGGCAGCAACGACCTCAAAGCCTGGTACGATGCGGGTCACACCGCGCAGGCACAGAATTATTACCGCCTGTGGGAAGCGCCGGAACAGACTTTCTACGCCGGTCTACCCAGTCACTTCACCCTGTCCGATCATCTGACCTTTGCCGTGACACCCTATGCCCAGGCCGCTTACGGGTCAATCGCGAGCGGCGCGACCCTTCCCGTGTCAGGGGTCTATAATGGCGTCATGCCCGTCAATGGCCATCTGCGCAACCTCAATGGTGATGGGGGTGACGCGGTCGTCCGGGCTAATGGCGTGCAGGAAAGTTACCGCACCGGCTTCAACGCCCATCTCAGTCTCGAAACCGGGCGCAATAAGCTGACTTTTGGTTATTGGTATGATTATTCCGATGATCGCGAGGTGCAATCCTTCACGCCCGTCGGGTTGGATGGCCGCGCGCCGGATCTCTGGGCCCGCCGGAAAAGCGGCCTTGTCTTACTGCCTGACGGGCAGGCCCTTTACGGTAGCGCCTTCCACACAATCGGGCAGGTCAATGCGCTCTATATCAATGACCGGTTGTCGCTTTTCAGGGATAAAATGGTGCTGGAGGCCGGGTTCAAGGATGTGATGTACGCGATCCGGGGGACAAATAATCTCCCCGGCCCACAATATCGCACGGGCGGGAGCTATCAGGTGCCGCTCCCCCGCATGTCGATAAAATATCATTTCCGCCCGGAACATCAGATTTTCGTAAACGTCACCACCAATTTTCGCACCCCTTCAAGCACGGCATTTTACGATTATTACGACGTCACTTCGGGGGCGGTCGTGACGGATGGGGCGCAGAAGCTGAATCCCGAATATTCGATTTCACAGGAATTAGGTTACCGTTATTTCGGCAAAAAGCTTCTGGGCAGTGTGACTTTCTTCAATTACAACTTCACAAACCGGCAGATAACCACCGAGATCTTCCGCTTCGGCGCGCCGGTGCAGACGACGGTGAATGCGGGCGGGCAGACATCGCGCGGCGTCGATGCTGAAATTTCGATGCGGCCTTATCATCACTGGAGTCCCTATATCTCAGCCGAGTATCTTCATGCGACGATTGATAATGATATCGTCGTCAATAATGACCTCCTGCCGACGCGGGGTAAAATCGCGGTACGCAGCCCTGCCTTCCAGGCTTCTGTCGGCCTCTCTTATGATGATGGGCATGTTTTCGGGATGGCGACGGCCCATTATACCGGGCGGCAATATGCGAGCTTCATGAATGACGTTGCGATGCCGGGCTATATCACAGGCAATCTCGCGCTGGGCTATCGATTTGACGATAAATTCCGGCTGAAATCACCGAGTGTCCGCGTAAACTTCACAAATATCGGCAATAACCACGTGCTTTCAGGCGTTTCAAGCGTGACCCTTGCCGGGAGAAACACAATCGGCCGGCGCGGCACCGTTATCGCGGGGAGTGACCCGCTATTTTACATCGGCAGCGGCTTCGCCGTGCTCTTCACAGCAGGTGCGGGGTTTTGA
- a CDS encoding NAD kinase, with protein MTMSIDLASQPVFTSVPTKICFRAARVPLAQASYEKLVAQYGNVALEEAEVVVCLGGDGFLLETLHKALPYHLPTYGINCGSVGFLLNPLSEGDLPERLFQSLPNMMRPLKMQATDVEGQIHEAIAFNDVFLFRETRQAVKLRIEIDEVERMPELVCDGILLATPAGSTAYNLSAHGPIVPLNATLLPLTPISAFRPRRWRGALLPSSARVRFSLLEHEKRPAAAVADFTEIRDVCEVLVQEERDIGATLLFDPENDLSERIIAEQFAE; from the coding sequence ATGACAATGAGTATCGACCTGGCCTCTCAGCCGGTTTTCACCTCCGTTCCCACCAAAATCTGTTTCCGCGCCGCGCGCGTGCCTCTGGCGCAGGCCTCTTACGAGAAGCTTGTCGCACAATATGGCAATGTCGCGCTTGAAGAAGCGGAGGTCGTCGTCTGTCTGGGGGGGGACGGGTTTCTGCTGGAAACATTGCACAAGGCCCTGCCCTATCACCTGCCGACTTATGGCATTAATTGCGGGTCTGTCGGCTTCCTGCTGAACCCGCTCAGTGAGGGTGATCTGCCGGAGCGCCTGTTTCAGTCGCTGCCCAATATGATGCGCCCGCTGAAAATGCAGGCGACGGATGTGGAAGGTCAGATTCACGAGGCCATCGCCTTTAATGACGTGTTTCTCTTCCGTGAGACAAGACAGGCCGTTAAACTTCGTATTGAAATTGATGAAGTGGAACGTATGCCCGAACTCGTCTGTGACGGCATTCTCCTCGCGACGCCTGCTGGCTCGACCGCCTATAATCTTTCCGCCCACGGGCCCATCGTCCCGCTGAATGCGACGCTGCTGCCTTTGACTCCGATCTCCGCCTTTCGCCCACGGCGCTGGCGCGGCGCTCTCCTGCCCTCCTCGGCGCGCGTCCGCTTCTCACTGCTTGAGCATGAGAAACGCCCGGCCGCCGCCGTCGCCGATTTTACGGAAATCCGTGATGTCTGTGAGGTCCTTGTGCAGGAAGAGCGGGATATTGGCGCCACGTTGCTCTTCGACCCGGAAAATGACCTCTCAGAGCGCATTATTGCCGAGCAATTTGCGGAATGA
- the metW gene encoding methionine biosynthesis protein MetW, with protein sequence MRVDQKFIADMIVPGSRVLDIGSGDGTLIDHLFRTRQCDARGIEINMEDVTRAVAHGLPVMHGDADHDLADYPDLTFDYVVLQRTLQAVGRPREVLKQMLRIGRYAIVSFPNFAQWRLRLQFLSTGRMPMTRVWNTPWYETPNVHPCTIKDFLELCRCDGYRVVAWLGVNDTGASAPWRRSTRLANIFADQAVFMLQRA encoded by the coding sequence ATGCGGGTTGATCAGAAATTCATCGCCGACATGATCGTGCCGGGCAGTCGCGTCCTCGATATTGGCAGCGGGGACGGCACGCTGATTGACCATCTCTTCCGAACCCGCCAATGCGATGCGCGGGGCATTGAGATCAATATGGAGGATGTGACGCGCGCCGTCGCCCATGGGCTTCCCGTCATGCATGGCGATGCGGATCACGACCTTGCGGATTATCCGGACCTCACGTTCGATTATGTGGTGCTTCAACGCACTTTGCAGGCTGTCGGGCGTCCCCGGGAAGTGCTGAAACAGATGCTGCGCATCGGCCGTTACGCGATCGTGTCATTCCCGAATTTTGCGCAATGGCGCTTGAGATTACAGTTTCTTTCAACCGGGCGGATGCCGATGACGCGAGTCTGGAACACGCCGTGGTATGAAACGCCCAACGTCCATCCCTGCACGATTAAGGATTTCCTTGAATTATGCCGGTGTGATGGTTATCGCGTCGTTGCGTGGCTGGGCGTTAATGACACGGGTGCCTCCGCACCCTGGCGCCGCTCAACCCGTCTGGCCAATATATTTGCGGACCAGGCTGTCTTTATGTTGCAGCGCGCCTAA